A region of Nocardioides alkalitolerans DNA encodes the following proteins:
- a CDS encoding TIGR00730 family Rossman fold protein yields the protein MLLRRGQVDLTTTDQRLLDSAGEADWVHTDPWRVMRIQAEFVEGFGALAELGPAIGVFGSARTAVDHPQYAQAEEVGRLLAEAGFAVITGGGPGAMEAANKGASEAGGVSVGLGIELPFETGLNAWVDKGINFRYFFARKTMFVKYSSGFVVLPGGVGTLDELFEALTLVQTQKVTRFPVVLLGTAYWQGLIDWMRDVLLADGKIRESDLDHLHLTDDPADAVRHVLDRLEADGVARPSGSYPE from the coding sequence ATGCTGCTGCGCCGCGGCCAGGTCGACCTGACGACCACCGACCAGCGCCTGCTCGACTCCGCCGGCGAGGCCGACTGGGTGCACACGGACCCCTGGCGCGTCATGCGGATCCAGGCCGAGTTCGTCGAGGGCTTCGGCGCCCTGGCCGAGCTGGGCCCCGCGATCGGCGTCTTCGGCTCGGCGCGGACCGCGGTGGACCACCCGCAGTACGCCCAGGCCGAGGAGGTCGGTCGGCTGCTGGCCGAGGCGGGCTTCGCCGTCATCACCGGCGGCGGTCCCGGCGCGATGGAGGCCGCCAACAAGGGCGCGTCCGAGGCCGGCGGGGTCAGCGTCGGGCTCGGCATCGAGCTGCCCTTCGAGACGGGCCTCAACGCCTGGGTCGACAAGGGCATCAACTTCCGCTACTTCTTCGCGCGCAAGACGATGTTCGTGAAGTACTCAAGCGGCTTCGTCGTGCTCCCCGGCGGCGTCGGCACGCTCGACGAGCTGTTCGAGGCGCTCACCCTGGTCCAGACCCAGAAGGTCACCCGGTTCCCGGTGGTGCTGCTCGGCACGGCGTACTGGCAGGGGCTCATCGACTGGATGCGCGACGTGCTGCTGGCCGACGGGAAGATCCGCGAGTCCGACCTCGACCACCTGCACCTGACCGACGACCCCGCGGACGCGGTGCGCCACGTCCTCGACCGGCTCGAGGCGGACGGGGTGGCCCGCCCCTCCGGCTCCTACCCCGAGTGA
- the dapE gene encoding succinyl-diaminopimelate desuccinylase, which translates to MSHPSLDLDADVVTLTAQLVDIASVSLDEKAIADAVEAALSPLPHLTVTRRGHTVVARTDLGRAERVVIAGHLDTVPLNDNLPHRREQTPDGELLHGLGTCDMKGGDAVILKLAAELAEPNRDVTYILYEAEEIEAEHNGLRKLGLSDPDLLAADFAILMEPSNAAVEAGCQGTLRLEVRTRGERAHSARSWRGVNAIHAAGDVLARLAAYEARRPVIDGLEYHEGLNAVFISGGVAGNVVPDACVVTVNHRFAPDRTEAEAEAFVREFFAGYDVELVDSAPGALPGLGVPAAAAFVEAVGGRVAPKFGWTDVARFSALGIPAVNFGPGDPMYAHKQDEFVPAADIVRCEQQLRSWLGAPATPYDEEQS; encoded by the coding sequence ATGTCGCACCCGAGCCTGGACCTGGACGCGGACGTCGTCACGTTGACCGCGCAGCTCGTCGACATCGCGTCGGTGAGCCTCGACGAGAAGGCCATCGCCGACGCGGTCGAGGCGGCGCTCAGCCCGCTGCCGCACCTCACCGTCACCCGGCGGGGCCACACCGTCGTCGCCCGCACCGACCTCGGGCGCGCCGAGCGCGTCGTCATCGCCGGCCACCTCGACACCGTGCCGCTCAACGACAACCTGCCCCACCGCCGCGAGCAGACGCCCGACGGCGAGCTGCTCCACGGCCTCGGCACCTGCGACATGAAGGGCGGCGACGCCGTCATCCTCAAGCTCGCCGCGGAGCTCGCCGAGCCCAACCGCGACGTCACCTACATCCTCTACGAGGCCGAGGAGATCGAGGCCGAGCACAACGGCCTGCGCAAGCTCGGCCTGTCGGACCCCGACCTGCTGGCCGCCGACTTCGCGATCCTCATGGAGCCCTCCAACGCGGCCGTCGAGGCCGGCTGCCAGGGCACCCTGCGCCTCGAGGTCCGCACCCGCGGCGAGCGCGCGCACTCCGCCCGCAGCTGGCGCGGCGTCAACGCGATCCACGCCGCCGGTGACGTGCTGGCCCGGCTCGCGGCGTACGAGGCCCGACGCCCCGTCATCGACGGCCTCGAGTACCACGAGGGCCTCAACGCCGTCTTCATCTCCGGCGGCGTCGCCGGCAACGTCGTGCCCGACGCGTGCGTCGTCACCGTCAACCACCGCTTCGCCCCCGACCGCACCGAGGCGGAGGCCGAGGCCTTCGTGCGGGAGTTCTTCGCGGGGTACGACGTCGAGCTCGTCGACTCCGCCCCCGGCGCCCTGCCCGGGCTCGGCGTCCCCGCGGCGGCCGCGTTCGTCGAGGCCGTGGGGGGCCGGGTCGCGCCGAAGTTCGGCTGGACGGACGTCGCCCGCTTCAGCGCCCTCGGCATCCCGGCCGTGAACTTCGGGCCGGGCGACCCCATGTACGCCCACAAGCAGGACGAGTTCGTCCCCGCCGCCGACATCGTGCGCTGCGAGCAGCAGCTGCGGTCGTGGCTAGGCGCACCCGCCACCCCGTACGACGAGGAGCAGTCATGA
- a CDS encoding siderophore-interacting protein, producing MPTRLTVTGRAALTDHLVRVTFEGDLAAFADSTDTDRYVKLIFAPEGTELSETTDLRRLQATLPPGQAPVVRTYTVRQLDVARGTLAIDFVVHGDEGVAGPWAASVEPGAVLFVNGPGGAYAPDPAADAHLLVGDESALPAIAAAVEALPADARGHVLVEVAGPGDELPLPVPAGVELRWLHRGASSSATDLVGERAPMVVAVRALVADGWPAGRVQVFVHGEGDAVMHHVRPLLKAQGVTRADLSVSAYWRRGRTEEGFRVWKQDLAKAEAADA from the coding sequence ATGCCCACCCGCCTGACCGTGACCGGTCGCGCCGCCCTGACCGACCACCTGGTGCGCGTCACCTTCGAGGGCGACCTGGCCGCCTTCGCCGACAGCACGGACACCGACCGGTACGTGAAGCTGATCTTCGCGCCGGAGGGCACCGAGCTGAGCGAGACCACCGACCTCCGCCGGCTCCAGGCGACCCTGCCGCCGGGGCAGGCGCCGGTGGTGCGGACCTACACGGTGCGCCAGCTCGACGTCGCCCGCGGAACCCTGGCCATCGACTTCGTCGTGCACGGCGACGAGGGCGTCGCCGGGCCGTGGGCGGCCTCGGTCGAGCCGGGGGCGGTGCTCTTCGTCAACGGTCCCGGCGGTGCCTACGCCCCCGACCCCGCGGCCGACGCCCACCTGCTCGTCGGCGACGAGTCGGCCCTGCCGGCCATCGCAGCCGCCGTCGAGGCCCTGCCGGCCGACGCGCGCGGCCACGTGCTCGTCGAGGTGGCGGGCCCGGGCGACGAGCTGCCCCTCCCGGTGCCGGCCGGGGTCGAGCTGCGCTGGCTGCACCGGGGTGCGTCGTCGTCTGCGACCGACCTGGTCGGCGAGCGGGCGCCGATGGTCGTGGCCGTGCGCGCCCTCGTCGCCGACGGCTGGCCCGCGGGTCGCGTGCAGGTGTTCGTGCACGGCGAGGGCGACGCGGTGATGCACCACGTCCGTCCGCTCCTGAAGGCGCAGGGCGTGACGCGCGCCGACCTGTCGGTGTCGGCGTACTGGCGCCGCGGCCGCACCGAGGAGGGCTTCCGCGTCTGGAAGCAGGACCTCGCGAAGGCCGAGGCGGCGGACGCCTGA
- the ileS gene encoding isoleucine--tRNA ligase, with translation MAYPQVSTSGADRVPTSPRFPEIEKQVLAYWESDDTFAASVAQRSAGEQGENEFVFYDGPPFANGLPHYGHLLTGYVKDIVPRYQTMRGKRVERRFGWDTHGLPAELEAMRLNGIKTTDEILELGIEKFNDACRASVLKYTGEWQDYVTRQARWVDFENDYRTLNPDYMESVIWAFKSLHEKGLVYEGFRVLPYCWNDETPLSNHELRMDDDVYQMRQDPAVTVGVRLHGHGPDGGDDPLAGALALVWTTTPWTLPSNLAVMVGEDIDYVVVESSFTGTPERYVLAEARLASYARELKDDASESVEDQVVARYTGAELLGRVYTPPFSYYAGHENAFRVVPAEFVTTTDGTGLVHTAGAFGEDDKVVTDREGIEAVMPVGKDGRFTAPVTEYAGVQVFDANQPIIEHLKNATYALDHVAGRDATDTGSVSFGTVLLRRETYDHSYPHCWRCRQPLIYKGVSSWFVEVTRIKDRMLELNQQIRWVPDHIQDGQFGKWLENARDWSITRNRFWGSPVPVWKSDDPAYPRVDVYGSFEEIERDFGRLPRNAAGEPDLHRPFVDDLVRPNPDDPRPEGERSTMRRVTDVLDVWFDSGSMSFAQVHYPFENKEWFDGAASLQGHFPADFIVEYIGQTRGWFYTLHILATALFDKPAFSTCISHGIVLGSDGNKMSKSLRNYPDVSEVFDRDGADAMRWFLMASPILRGGNLVVTEQGIRDCVRQVMIPLWNSWYFFSLYANAESYEAQASTTSTDPLDRYVLAKLRQYVATMTTQLDELAIADACETTRGFLDVLTNWYIRRSRERFWSTGDDVDRAAFDTLFTVLETVCRVTAPLLPLTTEEVWRGLTGGRSVHLTDWPTLDELPADDALVAAMDLVREVCSAGSALRKGAKLRNRLPLAGLTVVVDDPAALADVLPGFGDLVADELNLKGVRLVAADADEAAAYGVSERLVVNARAAGPRLGKDVQRAIKGSKSGDWSVAEDGTVTAGGLALVKGEYTLETVASGGEGEAIGVLPGGGFVVLDTTVTPELAAEGVARDVVRAVQQARKDAGLDVSDRIVLVLGGDEDVLAALRTHEALVAGETLASSYTVGTGVLPAGAHVADVTVGDGQAVSVALAKA, from the coding sequence ATGGCCTACCCCCAGGTCTCCACCAGCGGCGCCGACCGCGTCCCGACGTCCCCCCGCTTCCCGGAGATCGAGAAGCAGGTGCTGGCCTACTGGGAGTCCGACGACACGTTCGCGGCGAGCGTCGCGCAGCGCAGCGCCGGTGAGCAGGGCGAGAACGAGTTCGTGTTCTACGACGGTCCGCCGTTCGCCAACGGCCTGCCCCACTACGGCCACCTGCTGACGGGCTACGTCAAGGACATCGTGCCGCGCTACCAGACGATGCGCGGCAAGCGCGTCGAGCGCCGCTTCGGCTGGGACACCCACGGCCTCCCGGCCGAGCTCGAGGCGATGCGCCTGAACGGCATCAAGACCACCGACGAGATCCTCGAGCTGGGCATCGAGAAGTTCAACGACGCCTGCCGGGCCTCGGTGCTGAAGTACACGGGCGAGTGGCAGGACTACGTCACGCGCCAGGCGCGGTGGGTCGACTTCGAGAACGACTACCGCACCCTCAACCCCGACTACATGGAGTCGGTCATCTGGGCGTTCAAGTCGCTGCACGAGAAGGGCCTCGTCTACGAGGGCTTCCGCGTGCTGCCGTACTGCTGGAACGACGAGACCCCGCTGTCCAACCACGAGCTGCGGATGGACGACGACGTCTACCAGATGCGGCAGGACCCGGCGGTCACCGTCGGCGTGCGCCTGCACGGCCACGGCCCCGACGGCGGCGACGACCCGCTGGCGGGCGCGCTCGCGCTCGTCTGGACGACGACCCCGTGGACCCTGCCCTCCAACCTCGCGGTCATGGTGGGCGAGGACATCGACTACGTCGTGGTCGAGTCCTCCTTCACCGGTACGCCGGAGCGTTACGTCCTCGCGGAGGCGCGGCTCGCGTCGTACGCCCGCGAGCTGAAGGACGACGCCAGCGAGAGCGTCGAGGACCAGGTGGTCGCGCGCTACACGGGCGCCGAGCTCCTCGGGCGCGTCTACACGCCGCCGTTCTCCTACTACGCGGGCCACGAGAACGCGTTCCGTGTCGTCCCCGCCGAGTTCGTCACCACGACGGACGGCACGGGCCTCGTCCACACCGCCGGTGCCTTCGGCGAGGACGACAAGGTCGTCACCGACCGCGAGGGCATCGAGGCCGTCATGCCCGTCGGCAAGGACGGCCGGTTCACCGCGCCGGTGACCGAGTACGCCGGGGTGCAGGTCTTCGACGCGAACCAGCCGATCATCGAGCACCTCAAGAACGCGACGTACGCCCTCGACCACGTCGCCGGCCGCGACGCCACGGACACGGGGTCGGTCTCCTTCGGCACGGTGCTGCTGCGGCGCGAGACCTACGACCACTCCTACCCCCACTGCTGGCGTTGCCGGCAGCCGCTCATCTACAAGGGCGTCTCGTCGTGGTTCGTGGAGGTCACGCGGATCAAGGACCGGATGCTCGAGCTCAACCAGCAGATCCGCTGGGTGCCCGACCACATCCAGGACGGCCAGTTCGGCAAGTGGCTGGAGAACGCCCGCGACTGGTCGATCACCCGCAACCGCTTCTGGGGCTCCCCGGTGCCGGTGTGGAAGAGCGACGACCCGGCCTACCCCCGGGTCGACGTCTACGGCTCCTTCGAGGAGATCGAGCGCGACTTCGGGCGGCTGCCGCGCAACGCGGCGGGCGAGCCCGACCTGCACCGGCCGTTCGTCGACGACCTCGTGCGACCGAACCCGGACGACCCGCGTCCCGAGGGCGAGCGCAGCACCATGCGGCGCGTGACCGACGTGCTCGACGTGTGGTTCGACTCGGGCTCGATGAGCTTCGCGCAGGTGCACTACCCGTTCGAGAACAAGGAGTGGTTCGACGGCGCGGCGTCGCTGCAGGGCCACTTCCCGGCGGACTTCATCGTCGAGTACATCGGCCAGACCCGCGGCTGGTTCTACACGCTGCACATCCTGGCCACGGCGCTGTTCGACAAGCCGGCGTTCTCCACCTGCATCAGCCACGGCATCGTGCTGGGCAGCGACGGCAACAAGATGAGCAAGTCGCTGCGCAACTACCCCGACGTCTCCGAGGTCTTCGACCGCGACGGCGCCGACGCGATGCGCTGGTTCCTCATGGCGTCGCCGATCCTGCGGGGCGGCAACCTGGTGGTCACGGAGCAGGGCATCCGCGACTGCGTGCGCCAGGTGATGATCCCGCTCTGGAACAGCTGGTACTTCTTCAGCCTCTACGCGAACGCCGAGTCCTACGAGGCGCAGGCCAGCACGACCTCGACGGACCCGCTGGACCGCTACGTGCTGGCGAAGCTGCGCCAGTACGTCGCCACGATGACCACCCAGCTCGACGAGCTGGCCATCGCGGACGCGTGCGAGACGACGCGCGGGTTCCTCGACGTGCTGACGAACTGGTACATCCGCCGGTCCCGCGAGCGCTTCTGGTCCACCGGCGACGACGTCGACCGGGCTGCGTTCGACACGCTCTTCACCGTGCTCGAGACGGTCTGCCGGGTGACGGCGCCGCTGCTGCCGCTGACGACGGAGGAGGTGTGGCGCGGGCTGACCGGTGGTCGTTCGGTGCACCTCACCGACTGGCCGACGCTCGACGAGCTCCCCGCCGACGACGCCCTCGTCGCGGCCATGGACCTCGTGCGCGAGGTCTGCTCCGCCGGGTCGGCGCTGCGCAAGGGCGCGAAGCTGCGCAACCGGCTCCCGCTCGCCGGGCTGACCGTCGTGGTCGACGACCCGGCCGCGCTCGCCGACGTGCTCCCCGGCTTCGGCGACCTCGTGGCCGACGAGCTCAACCTCAAGGGCGTGCGGCTCGTCGCCGCCGACGCGGACGAGGCCGCGGCGTACGGCGTCTCCGAGCGCCTCGTCGTCAACGCCCGGGCCGCCGGGCCCCGGCTCGGCAAGGACGTCCAGCGGGCGATCAAGGGCTCGAAGTCGGGCGACTGGTCGGTGGCCGAGGACGGGACCGTCACGGCGGGCGGCCTGGCGCTGGTCAAGGGCGAGTACACGCTCGAGACGGTCGCGTCCGGCGGCGAGGGCGAGGCCATCGGGGTGCTGCCCGGCGGCGGCTTCGTCGTGCTCGACACGACGGTGACGCCGGAGCTGGCCGCGGAGGGCGTCGCGCGCGACGTCGTGCGCGCCGTGCAGCAGGCCCGCAAGGACGCCGGGCTCGACGTCTCCGACCGCATCGTGCTGGTGCTCGGCGGTGACGAGGACGTGCTCGCCGCGCTCCGCACCCACGAGGCGCTGGTGGCGGGGGAGACGCTCGCGTCGTCGTACACCGTCGGGACGGGCGTGCTGCCCGCCGGCGCCCACGTCGCCGACGTGACGGTCGGCGACGGGCAGGCGGTCAGCGTGGCGCTCGCGAAGGCATGA
- a CDS encoding DUF3592 domain-containing protein: MPPAVWLVPLIPVAVGLVLVVVGRVRLGMTRDWVRTTGVVTTRDGAVSGFPSQYPTFMWQDGNGTWHRQRSGMRGGILSPGRPVPVAYDPASPSRAMIDTPVQNGRLLATIGLAVALGGGALALGILTMVAVVAV, translated from the coding sequence GTGCCTCCCGCCGTCTGGCTCGTGCCCCTCATCCCCGTCGCCGTGGGGCTCGTGCTCGTCGTCGTGGGACGCGTGCGGCTCGGGATGACGCGCGACTGGGTGCGCACGACGGGTGTGGTCACCACGCGGGACGGCGCGGTGAGCGGCTTCCCGTCGCAGTACCCGACCTTCATGTGGCAGGACGGCAACGGGACCTGGCACCGGCAGCGCTCCGGGATGCGGGGCGGCATCCTGTCCCCCGGCCGGCCCGTGCCCGTGGCCTACGACCCGGCGTCGCCGAGCCGCGCCATGATCGACACCCCGGTGCAGAACGGCCGGCTCCTCGCCACCATCGGGCTGGCGGTCGCCCTCGGCGGCGGGGCTCTCGCCCTCGGCATCCTCACGATGGTGGCGGTCGTCGCGGTCTGA
- a CDS encoding serine/threonine-protein kinase, translating into MAPRLPEPGDVIAGRYELVRVLGRGGMAVVLEGRDLLLERPVAVKVLSDTADDEKAHERFVAEARLLARLHHPRLVTVLDAGTVDGRPHIVMELVAGSDLAAVLRDGPLPADRVARLGAEVAEALAHAHAAGIVHRDVKPGNVLVEDSGHVRLADFGIARLAEATTRHTRTGTVIGSPVYLAPEQVAGETVTTATDLYSLGLLLLEALTGEPPFTGTQIEVAMARLTAGPTLPPTLPPGWAALLRDLTAREPAQRPDAAAAEARLRALATGDVAGAAAPTATAVLPVADLPSAPLPPPLPPHPGGPAPSSTAVLPSRDRDVRRRRGPLLAAVGVVVVLGLVGGAAIALGAGDGDGGGSAPDVPAVPADAPADLQDPLAALHDAVEEATR; encoded by the coding sequence GTGGCTCCGAGGCTTCCCGAACCGGGGGACGTGATCGCCGGGCGCTACGAGCTGGTCCGCGTGCTGGGCCGCGGCGGCATGGCCGTCGTGCTCGAGGGGCGGGACCTGCTGCTGGAGCGCCCCGTCGCCGTCAAGGTGCTGAGCGACACCGCCGACGACGAGAAGGCGCACGAGCGCTTCGTCGCCGAGGCGCGGCTCCTCGCGCGCCTGCACCACCCGCGTCTCGTGACCGTGCTCGACGCGGGCACCGTCGACGGCCGGCCCCACATCGTCATGGAACTCGTGGCCGGCTCCGACCTCGCGGCGGTGCTGCGGGACGGTCCCCTCCCGGCGGACCGGGTCGCCCGACTCGGCGCCGAGGTCGCGGAGGCGCTCGCCCACGCCCACGCGGCGGGGATCGTCCACCGCGACGTGAAGCCCGGCAACGTGCTCGTGGAGGACAGCGGCCACGTGCGGCTCGCCGACTTCGGCATCGCCCGCCTCGCGGAGGCGACCACCCGGCACACCCGCACCGGCACCGTGATCGGGTCCCCCGTCTACCTCGCCCCCGAGCAGGTCGCCGGGGAGACGGTGACGACGGCGACCGACCTCTACTCGCTGGGGCTCCTGCTGCTGGAGGCCCTCACCGGGGAACCGCCGTTCACCGGCACGCAGATCGAGGTGGCCATGGCCCGGCTCACGGCCGGGCCGACGCTGCCCCCGACGCTGCCGCCCGGGTGGGCGGCGCTGCTGCGCGACCTCACCGCGCGGGAGCCGGCGCAGCGTCCCGACGCGGCCGCCGCCGAGGCGCGGCTGCGTGCGTTGGCGACGGGCGACGTCGCCGGGGCCGCGGCCCCCACCGCCACGGCGGTGCTCCCGGTGGCGGACCTCCCGTCCGCTCCGCTGCCTCCCCCGCTGCCTCCCCATCCCGGTGGCCCGGCGCCGTCGAGCACCGCGGTGCTCCCGAGCCGCGACCGCGACGTACGGCGCCGGCGCGGTCCCCTCCTCGCCGCCGTCGGCGTCGTGGTGGTGCTCGGGCTCGTCGGCGGCGCGGCGATCGCCCTCGGCGCGGGCGACGGGGACGGCGGCGGCTCCGCGCCCGACGTGCCGGCGGTGCCCGCGGACGCGCCCGCCGACCTGCAGGACCCGCTGGCCGCCCTGCACGACGCGGTCGAGGAGGCGACGCGATGA
- a CDS encoding patatin-like phospholipase family protein yields the protein MTSATGPVPARRTRVALALGSGGARGYAHLGALQELRARGHEVVTIAGTSMGAVVGALAAAGRDDDFAAWAMGLRQRDVLRLMDFKLSAPGAVAADRLLNEIGELFGDVDIEDLPVPFTAVATDLGSQREVWFQRGPLLPAVRASIAIPGLFTPVMINGRLLVDGGLLNPVPIDPTTAVPADLTVAVSLLGRRERPGRQAPSQESAAPQRREEWRGRLRRTISSITGREEHAVDVDDQDGHRGDPTGAVEPAAPEAVASADPPVGGIDPLPKDLRLTDVTAQAFEAMQGLVHRYRQAAFPADVTVDVPVDACRTLDFHRATEMVELGQRLTAEALDRAGIS from the coding sequence GTGACCTCCGCGACGGGCCCCGTTCCTGCGCGACGCACCCGCGTCGCCCTCGCCCTCGGCAGCGGCGGCGCCCGGGGATACGCCCACCTCGGGGCCCTCCAGGAGCTGCGCGCCCGCGGGCACGAGGTGGTCACCATCGCCGGTACGTCGATGGGCGCGGTCGTCGGCGCCCTCGCCGCCGCCGGTCGGGACGACGACTTCGCCGCCTGGGCGATGGGGCTGCGGCAGCGCGACGTGCTCCGGCTGATGGACTTCAAGCTCTCCGCGCCGGGCGCGGTCGCGGCGGACCGGCTGCTCAACGAGATCGGGGAGCTCTTCGGCGACGTCGACATCGAGGACCTGCCGGTGCCCTTCACCGCCGTGGCCACCGACCTGGGCTCGCAGCGGGAGGTCTGGTTCCAGCGCGGACCCCTCCTGCCGGCTGTGCGGGCCTCGATCGCGATCCCGGGCCTCTTCACCCCGGTGATGATCAACGGCCGCCTCCTCGTCGACGGCGGCCTCCTCAACCCGGTGCCCATCGATCCCACCACCGCCGTCCCGGCGGACCTCACCGTGGCGGTGTCGCTCCTCGGCCGCCGGGAGCGGCCGGGGCGCCAGGCGCCGTCGCAGGAGTCGGCGGCCCCGCAGCGACGCGAGGAGTGGCGGGGTCGCTTGCGCCGCACGATCTCCAGCATCACGGGGCGCGAGGAGCACGCCGTCGACGTGGACGACCAGGACGGTCACCGCGGCGACCCCACGGGAGCCGTCGAGCCGGCCGCACCCGAGGCCGTGGCCTCGGCCGACCCCCCGGTCGGCGGGATCGACCCGCTGCCGAAGGACCTGCGCCTCACCGACGTCACCGCCCAGGCGTTCGAGGCGATGCAGGGGCTCGTGCACCGCTACCGCCAGGCGGCGTTCCCGGCCGACGTCACCGTCGACGTCCCGGTCGACGCCTGCCGCACGCTGGACTTCCACCGCGCGACCGAGATGGTCGAGCTCGGCCAGCGGCTCACCGCCGAGGCCCTCGACCGGGCGGGGATCAGCTAG
- a CDS encoding MFS transporter — protein MQIRGLLADTRPLAVPAFRRLWIANIVTVVGAQLTVVAVPAQIYAMTGSSAYVGLTGVFGLVPLIAFGLWGGALADHFDRRILLLVTTTGLIATSALFWVQAAAGWNDVWVLLGLFSVQQAFFAINQPTRTAILPKLVDSSLLPAAASLNMTVMQAGAIAGPLVAGVLIPFTGFAWLYLADTVCLFATLAAVISLPSLPVEGTTGTPGLRSVVEGLTYLAGQPVLLMSFVVDIIAMLFGMPRALFPEIAHVSFGGPDEGGLAFALLFAAIPAGAVIGGVFSGWVTRIERQGLAVVLSIVVWGLAITGFGLAAGAADGSAGIWLAMAVLMLAIGGAADMASAAFRQTMLLAAASDQVRGRLQGVFIVVVAGGPRLADVAHGGAAAVVGASAAAAGGGVLTVIGVVVAALAVPAFVRYRVVRAS, from the coding sequence GTGCAGATCCGCGGTCTTCTCGCCGACACCCGTCCCCTCGCCGTACCGGCGTTCCGGCGCCTGTGGATCGCGAACATCGTCACGGTGGTGGGCGCGCAGCTGACGGTCGTGGCGGTGCCGGCGCAGATCTACGCGATGACGGGGTCGTCGGCGTACGTCGGCCTCACCGGCGTCTTCGGCCTCGTCCCCCTCATCGCCTTCGGGCTCTGGGGCGGCGCGCTCGCCGACCACTTCGACCGTCGGATCCTGCTGCTCGTCACCACGACCGGCCTCATCGCGACGAGCGCCCTCTTCTGGGTGCAGGCCGCGGCAGGCTGGAACGACGTGTGGGTGCTGCTCGGGCTGTTCTCGGTGCAGCAGGCGTTCTTCGCGATCAACCAACCGACCCGGACGGCGATCCTGCCGAAGCTGGTCGACTCCTCGCTCCTGCCCGCGGCGGCGTCGCTCAACATGACCGTCATGCAGGCCGGCGCGATCGCGGGGCCGCTGGTCGCGGGCGTGCTCATCCCGTTCACGGGCTTCGCGTGGCTCTACCTCGCCGACACCGTCTGCCTCTTCGCGACGCTCGCGGCCGTGATCAGCCTGCCGTCGCTGCCGGTGGAGGGGACGACCGGTACGCCGGGGCTGAGGTCCGTCGTCGAGGGCCTCACCTACCTGGCGGGGCAGCCGGTGCTCCTCATGAGCTTCGTCGTCGACATCATCGCGATGCTGTTCGGGATGCCGCGCGCGCTGTTCCCGGAGATCGCCCACGTCTCCTTCGGGGGACCGGACGAGGGCGGGCTCGCCTTCGCCCTGCTCTTCGCCGCCATCCCCGCGGGTGCCGTCATCGGCGGCGTCTTCTCGGGGTGGGTGACCCGGATCGAGCGGCAGGGCCTCGCCGTCGTGCTGTCCATCGTGGTGTGGGGGCTCGCCATCACCGGGTTCGGTCTCGCGGCCGGCGCCGCCGACGGCTCTGCCGGGATCTGGCTGGCCATGGCCGTGCTCATGCTCGCCATCGGCGGCGCCGCCGACATGGCCTCGGCCGCCTTCCGGCAGACGATGCTGCTGGCGGCGGCGTCCGACCAGGTGCGGGGCCGGCTCCAGGGCGTGTTCATCGTCGTCGTCGCCGGCGGCCCGCGTCTCGCCGACGTCGCCCACGGTGGCGCCGCCGCCGTCGTCGGCGCCTCGGCCGCCGCGGCCGGTGGCGGCGTGCTGACCGTCATCGGCGTCGTCGTCGCCGCCCTCGCCGTGCCGGCGTTCGTCCGGTACCGCGTCGTCCGGGCGTCGTGA